A genomic region of Chlorobaculum parvum NCIB 8327 contains the following coding sequences:
- a CDS encoding SDR family oxidoreductase, producing MGKKIVVTGGTGFIGSRLVHKLAESGHEVNALVRTSSDLTSLKGCLDKINLVYGDVTNASSLKGVFDGVDEVYHCAGITYMGGKKNPLLQKINVDGTRHVLEASRLAGVRRVVHVSSITAVGISGPNRKFDEESPWNFDTIDLEYARTKYVAEQIVAEEVRKGLDCVIVVPAFVFGAGDINFNAGRIIKDVYNRKMPFYPLGGICVVDVEIVAETLIAAMNQGRKGERYIVGGDNVSFKELAQTIMKVTGVHQLSLPLPIWAAHFITYLLKFSKERNRISKLFNMSMFTVASKFLYFDSSKAERELGMRYEPYEKSIKRTFEWYREHRMLV from the coding sequence GTGGGGAAAAAAATCGTCGTTACCGGAGGCACCGGCTTTATCGGCTCCCGCCTTGTGCACAAACTCGCTGAATCGGGGCACGAGGTCAATGCGCTTGTTCGTACGAGCTCCGACCTCACGTCGCTCAAGGGCTGCCTCGACAAGATCAATCTGGTGTATGGCGATGTCACCAATGCGTCGTCTCTGAAAGGTGTGTTCGATGGCGTCGATGAGGTCTATCATTGCGCCGGCATCACCTACATGGGGGGCAAGAAGAATCCGCTGCTTCAGAAAATCAACGTTGACGGTACCCGCCATGTGCTTGAAGCTTCGCGCTTGGCCGGTGTCAGGCGGGTTGTGCATGTCAGCTCGATTACTGCGGTCGGCATAAGCGGCCCGAACCGGAAATTCGACGAGGAGAGTCCCTGGAATTTCGATACGATCGATCTCGAATACGCTCGCACCAAGTATGTCGCCGAGCAGATCGTGGCCGAAGAGGTTCGCAAGGGGCTCGATTGCGTGATCGTGGTGCCGGCCTTTGTGTTCGGTGCCGGCGATATCAACTTCAATGCCGGTCGCATTATCAAGGATGTCTATAACCGCAAGATGCCGTTTTATCCCCTCGGAGGCATCTGCGTGGTCGATGTCGAGATTGTGGCCGAGACCCTGATAGCCGCGATGAACCAGGGGCGCAAAGGTGAACGCTACATCGTCGGCGGCGACAACGTTTCCTTCAAGGAGCTGGCGCAGACCATCATGAAGGTGACTGGTGTACATCAGCTTTCACTTCCGCTTCCAATATGGGCTGCGCATTTCATCACGTATCTTCTTAAATTCAGTAAGGAGAGGAACAGAATATCCAAGCTGTTCAACATGAGCATGTTCACCGTGGCTTCGAAGTTTCTTTATTTCGACTCATCGAAAGCGGAGCGTGAGCTGGGAATGCGCTACGAGCCCTACGAAAAGAGCATCAAGCGCACGTTCGAGTGGTATCGTGAACACCGCATGCTGGTCTGA
- a CDS encoding DUF294 nucleotidyltransferase-like domain-containing protein yields MNNATPSNTIVERVAADLGKYPPFDHLSEERIRKIAESLFVEYHEEGEMLFRKGDELGKVSYMVMKGAVRLYDTIDGEEVLVDLCDEGDLFGVRAIFGTSDYLLSAQVVEESLLFAIPVETIRELSQSEPSVAAFFTGAIAKSVQNIEHSLSEAFDLRRGSMEPSELTLRCLLDNEPLVVDQVRDVITCSPDISIREAAKIMSDNNIGSIIVVSEERHPLGIITDTDLRKKVVAVPGQVSDRPVSEIMSSPVYTITAGKTVADMTMLMVRTKLRHFCITEDGTLNSPITGIISEHDIVTSEGVNPAVLMKSIMQSESVEQLSAERDKAEKLLQMYIAQEVSIHFVLNIFAELNDAVIVKAIDFAIAEMNAEGLAMPDVEFCWLSLGSEGRKEQLLRTDQDNAILYADPPPEGREAAERYFLELGKRVCATLVACGFTKCPADIMASNPQWCQPLGGWMNYFRKWIQTPEPKALMHSTIFFDFRPVYGSTSLAVEMKRQILKEVEQGRGFLQFFAKNALQNPPPLGFFRNFLVEKSREHAHEFDIKARAMMPLSDAARVLVYEQKIGEFLSTTERFRRLGQVISGFEELASEAIEAYEFLILLKTKHGLANDSSGRYIDPEGLNKIERQMLRNVFSTIGKVQSMLNLRFQLDYIRD; encoded by the coding sequence ATGAACAACGCTACTCCGTCCAACACCATTGTCGAGAGGGTCGCTGCCGATCTCGGCAAATATCCACCTTTTGACCATCTTTCCGAAGAACGGATTCGCAAAATAGCTGAATCGTTGTTTGTCGAGTACCATGAGGAGGGCGAAATGCTTTTCCGGAAAGGTGATGAGCTCGGTAAGGTTTCCTACATGGTGATGAAGGGGGCTGTCCGCCTGTACGATACCATCGACGGCGAGGAGGTGCTTGTCGATCTGTGTGACGAGGGCGATCTGTTCGGCGTGCGGGCCATTTTCGGTACCAGTGACTACCTGCTTTCGGCGCAGGTCGTTGAAGAGAGTCTGCTGTTTGCCATTCCGGTTGAGACGATTCGCGAGCTGTCCCAGTCCGAACCTTCGGTTGCGGCATTCTTTACCGGCGCGATCGCAAAAAGCGTGCAGAATATCGAGCACTCGCTCTCCGAAGCGTTCGACTTGCGCCGGGGTTCTATGGAACCCTCCGAGCTTACCCTCAGATGCCTGCTCGATAACGAGCCTCTCGTGGTCGATCAGGTGCGTGACGTGATCACCTGTTCGCCAGATATTTCTATCCGGGAGGCGGCCAAAATCATGTCCGACAACAACATCGGCTCGATTATCGTCGTCTCCGAAGAGCGCCATCCACTTGGCATCATCACCGATACCGACCTGCGCAAAAAGGTTGTGGCCGTGCCAGGCCAGGTCAGCGATCGCCCGGTGAGCGAGATCATGAGCAGTCCGGTCTATACGATCACCGCTGGCAAGACCGTGGCCGACATGACGATGCTCATGGTCAGAACCAAGCTTCGACACTTTTGCATCACCGAGGACGGCACTCTGAACAGTCCGATTACGGGCATCATTTCGGAGCACGACATCGTGACCTCCGAAGGGGTTAATCCCGCGGTGCTCATGAAGTCGATCATGCAGTCGGAGAGCGTAGAGCAGCTGAGCGCCGAGCGCGACAAGGCCGAAAAGCTTCTGCAGATGTACATCGCTCAGGAGGTTTCAATCCACTTCGTGCTGAATATTTTCGCCGAGCTGAACGACGCGGTGATCGTCAAGGCGATTGACTTCGCCATTGCTGAAATGAACGCAGAGGGCTTGGCGATGCCCGATGTGGAGTTCTGCTGGCTGTCGCTGGGCAGCGAGGGACGCAAGGAGCAGTTGCTCCGCACCGATCAGGACAACGCGATTCTCTACGCCGATCCGCCTCCGGAAGGCAGGGAAGCGGCGGAGCGCTACTTCCTCGAACTTGGCAAGCGGGTGTGCGCCACGCTGGTGGCTTGCGGTTTTACGAAGTGCCCGGCGGATATCATGGCCAGCAATCCGCAATGGTGCCAGCCGCTCGGCGGGTGGATGAACTATTTCCGCAAGTGGATCCAGACGCCTGAGCCGAAAGCGTTGATGCACTCGACGATCTTTTTCGATTTCCGTCCGGTCTATGGCAGCACTTCGCTGGCTGTCGAGATGAAACGGCAGATTCTGAAGGAGGTCGAACAGGGCCGTGGCTTCCTGCAGTTTTTTGCCAAGAACGCCTTGCAGAATCCGCCACCGCTCGGATTTTTCAGGAACTTCCTTGTGGAGAAAAGCCGCGAACACGCTCACGAGTTCGACATCAAGGCTCGGGCCATGATGCCGCTTTCCGATGCGGCTCGAGTGCTGGTGTACGAGCAGAAGATCGGAGAATTTCTGAGTACAACCGAACGGTTCAGGCGGCTCGGTCAGGTGATTTCAGGTTTCGAAGAGCTGGCTTCGGAAGCAATTGAGGCCTATGAGTTTCTGATTCTTCTGAAAACAAAGCATGGCCTGGCCAACGACTCTTCAGGTCGTTATATCGATCCGGAAGGGCTTAACAAGATCGAACGCCAGATGCTCAGAAACGTCTTTTCAACCATCGGCAAGGTGCAGAGCATGCTCAACCTCCGGTTCCAGCTCGACTACATCCGTGATTGA
- a CDS encoding 3'-5' exonuclease, with the protein MIELIQKKLLLRKCRNGELPESVCRYLHRFDEGFRAQTPIEDARFVIYDTETTGFDFRHDRIISIGAVGTKGEVIDIADSFEVLLRQEVCSERDAVTVHGLLKRDIDSGLEESEAVCRFLDYLGNAVIVAHHADFDIAMINQVLSRRFGMRLFNEALDTASFAKRLEKGPYYNLAHKGGEYRLDNLCARYGIRLYDRHTAPGDAYLTAQLFQRLLALGRKAGIDTLGKLLLK; encoded by the coding sequence GTGATTGAGCTGATCCAGAAAAAGCTGCTCTTGCGGAAGTGCCGGAACGGAGAGCTGCCGGAGAGCGTCTGCCGCTACCTGCACCGGTTCGACGAAGGCTTTCGCGCACAGACGCCGATAGAGGATGCGCGTTTCGTCATTTACGATACCGAAACCACCGGATTCGATTTCAGGCATGACCGGATCATTTCGATCGGCGCGGTCGGCACGAAAGGGGAGGTGATCGATATCGCCGATTCGTTCGAGGTGCTGCTTCGTCAGGAGGTGTGCAGCGAGCGCGATGCGGTGACGGTGCATGGCCTGCTCAAGCGCGATATCGACAGCGGTCTGGAAGAGAGCGAGGCGGTTTGCCGTTTTCTGGACTATCTCGGCAATGCGGTGATCGTGGCGCATCATGCCGATTTCGATATCGCCATGATCAATCAGGTGCTTTCGAGGCGCTTCGGAATGCGGCTCTTCAACGAAGCTCTCGATACGGCCAGCTTTGCCAAACGGCTTGAAAAAGGTCCCTACTACAACCTTGCGCATAAGGGTGGTGAGTACCGCCTTGACAACCTCTGCGCCCGTTACGGCATCCGCCTCTACGACCGCCACACCGCACCAGGGGACGCCTACCTTACCGCCCAGCTTTTCCAGCGCCTTCTCGCGCTTGGCCGCAAAGCGGGTATCGATACGCTCGGCAAGCTCTTGCTGAAGTGA
- a CDS encoding class I SAM-dependent methyltransferase, whose protein sequence is MSDHQTHSRDNETREWFEEWFDHPLYLEVYQHRDQKEAARCAHTILSLTGLEATNPPASMLDIACGAGRHAAEFARSGLTVTANDLSAFLLDQARDLARKEGLEIDFSRQDMRTIRFDRQFDLATQLFSSFGYFETDEEDRDILGHVFSMLRPGGWYVLDLLNPEHLKRNFVPRTERSNRGLRITEERTLSDHHVTKRLTLTEENGKSHSFTESVRFFTPDEAIGLLESAGFSLERIIGDYEGSTFEAATSPRMMLLARKPAVS, encoded by the coding sequence ATGAGCGATCACCAGACACATTCCCGGGACAATGAAACCCGGGAATGGTTCGAAGAATGGTTCGACCATCCCCTCTACCTCGAAGTTTACCAGCACCGCGACCAGAAGGAAGCGGCTCGTTGTGCACACACCATCCTGTCACTGACCGGCCTTGAAGCCACTAATCCCCCGGCCTCGATGCTCGATATCGCCTGCGGCGCAGGGCGGCACGCAGCTGAATTCGCCCGCTCAGGACTGACGGTAACCGCCAACGACCTCTCGGCATTTCTGCTCGACCAGGCTCGCGACCTTGCCCGCAAGGAAGGGCTTGAAATCGACTTCAGCCGCCAGGACATGCGCACTATCCGGTTCGACCGGCAGTTCGACCTCGCTACCCAGCTCTTCTCCAGCTTCGGCTATTTCGAGACTGACGAAGAGGATCGCGACATTCTGGGCCACGTCTTCTCGATGCTCCGCCCCGGCGGCTGGTACGTGCTCGACCTGCTCAATCCCGAGCACCTGAAACGCAACTTCGTGCCGCGCACCGAACGCAGCAACCGCGGCCTGCGGATCACCGAAGAGCGTACCCTTTCCGATCATCACGTCACCAAGCGCCTCACCCTCACCGAAGAGAACGGCAAGAGCCACTCTTTTACCGAGTCGGTCAGATTCTTCACGCCCGATGAAGCAATTGGGCTGCTTGAGTCGGCAGGATTCAGCCTAGAACGCATCATCGGCGACTATGAAGGCTCCACGTTCGAAGCAGCCACATCACCGCGCATGATGCTGCTTGCCCGCAAACCGGCCGTCTCCTGA
- a CDS encoding dihydroorotase produces MSTLFLNARLLNPAEDLDTTGSIKIDDQGIIEAVATGAETIAAGDGDLIIDLEGKVLAPGLFDMHCHFREPGQEYKETLESGSAAAVAGGFTGVALMPNTKPVIDSPLGVAYIRHHSAELPIDIEVIGAMTVGSLGEALAPYGKYSSYGVKAISDDGTAIQNTQIMRLAVEYTANFDLLLIQHAEDKYLTAGGIMNDGAASAMLGLKGIPEVAEPIMIGRDLQLITWLKKHKLSGALPEPRYHVAHISTAASVDLVRKAKAAGLKASCEVTPHHFTLTENDLVAAKEKGNYIMKPPLPSEENRDALIEGLRDGTIEAIATDHAPHARHEKECPPDQAAFGIIGLETSLGLTITELVDKGVITLSRAIELLSTNPRRIMGLEEILFKPGKKANFAIIDPDLEWTVSDDEFGSKSRNTPFLGRKLKGKALGIYNKAKLIMR; encoded by the coding sequence ATGAGCACACTCTTCCTAAACGCAAGACTCCTGAACCCGGCCGAAGACCTCGATACCACGGGTTCGATAAAAATCGACGACCAAGGCATCATCGAAGCCGTAGCTACCGGCGCGGAAACCATAGCAGCCGGAGACGGCGATCTCATCATCGATCTGGAAGGCAAGGTGCTCGCACCCGGCCTGTTCGACATGCATTGCCACTTCAGGGAACCGGGCCAGGAGTACAAGGAGACGCTTGAGAGCGGCTCGGCAGCAGCAGTCGCAGGCGGCTTCACCGGCGTGGCGCTTATGCCGAACACCAAGCCGGTCATCGACAGCCCGCTCGGTGTGGCCTACATCCGCCACCACAGCGCCGAACTGCCGATCGACATCGAAGTGATCGGCGCCATGACCGTCGGAAGCCTCGGCGAAGCGCTCGCCCCTTACGGCAAGTACAGTTCCTATGGCGTCAAAGCTATTTCAGATGACGGCACGGCGATCCAGAACACGCAGATCATGCGGCTGGCCGTCGAGTACACAGCCAATTTCGACCTGCTGCTGATCCAGCATGCCGAAGACAAATACCTCACCGCTGGCGGTATCATGAACGACGGCGCAGCATCGGCCATGCTCGGCCTGAAAGGTATCCCCGAAGTGGCCGAACCGATCATGATCGGCCGTGACCTGCAACTGATCACCTGGCTGAAAAAGCACAAGCTCAGCGGCGCCCTGCCGGAGCCGCGCTACCATGTGGCGCACATCAGTACGGCAGCCTCGGTCGATCTGGTGCGCAAGGCCAAGGCCGCTGGCCTGAAGGCCTCCTGCGAAGTGACGCCGCACCACTTCACCCTCACCGAAAACGATCTGGTAGCCGCGAAAGAAAAAGGCAACTACATCATGAAGCCGCCGCTCCCCTCCGAAGAAAATCGTGACGCACTCATCGAAGGGCTCCGCGACGGCACCATCGAGGCCATCGCCACCGACCATGCCCCGCACGCCCGCCACGAGAAGGAGTGTCCGCCCGACCAGGCGGCCTTCGGCATCATCGGCCTCGAAACCTCGCTGGGGCTCACCATTACCGAGCTGGTGGACAAGGGCGTCATCACCCTGTCACGGGCTATCGAACTGCTTTCGACCAATCCGAGGCGCATCATGGGGCTGGAAGAGATTCTCTTCAAACCCGGCAAGAAAGCCAACTTTGCCATCATCGACCCCGATCTTGAGTGGACGGTCAGCGACGATGAGTTCGGTTCGAAATCGAGAAACACGCCTTTCTTGGGCCGCAAGCTCAAGGGTAAAGCGCTCGGTATTTACAACAAGGCAAAGCTCATTATGCGATAA
- a CDS encoding fumarylacetoacetate hydrolase family protein, whose protein sequence is MHHLTLPATPRSIFCVGKNYPDHAREMATWEAWETATDETHENEPIIFMKPGSALSDDGTTSIPLFEGRPVSASLHYEGELVLLIGRDAEKVSIEEAASYIAGYAAGLDMTLRDVQLEAKKGGNPWLKSKGFRNSALASDFIAPDKAGAWSELSISLKLNGELKQHSPVAAMTFSPAYLVHYLSYIYGLRAGDLIFTGTPAGVGSVLPGDRLEVSLETGGKQHVQTTRLALLEATVS, encoded by the coding sequence ATGCATCACCTCACACTGCCAGCCACGCCCCGTTCGATTTTCTGCGTCGGCAAAAACTATCCCGATCACGCCCGCGAAATGGCGACCTGGGAAGCCTGGGAGACGGCAACCGACGAGACGCATGAGAACGAGCCGATCATCTTTATGAAGCCCGGCTCGGCGCTCTCCGACGATGGCACTACCTCGATTCCGCTGTTCGAGGGCCGTCCAGTCAGCGCAAGCCTCCATTACGAAGGCGAACTGGTACTGCTTATTGGGCGGGACGCCGAAAAAGTCTCGATTGAAGAAGCTGCGTCATACATCGCCGGTTACGCTGCAGGACTCGACATGACGCTCCGGGATGTGCAGCTCGAAGCCAAAAAGGGCGGGAATCCCTGGCTGAAAAGCAAAGGATTCCGCAACAGCGCTCTCGCCTCGGATTTCATCGCGCCTGACAAGGCGGGAGCATGGAGCGAACTGTCGATTTCACTGAAGCTGAACGGCGAACTCAAACAACACTCCCCCGTGGCGGCCATGACCTTTTCACCGGCCTATCTGGTGCACTATTTGTCGTATATTTATGGACTCCGGGCAGGAGACCTCATCTTCACCGGCACACCGGCTGGTGTCGGAAGCGTCCTGCCCGGAGATCGGCTCGAAGTCTCCCTCGAAACCGGAGGCAAACAACATGTTCAGACGACCCGTCTGGCCTTGCTTGAAGCAACAGTTTCCTGA
- a CDS encoding 5-formyltetrahydrofolate cyclo-ligase produces MMNSKVDIRRELLLKRRALSREAWLEKSGTIRQWLMTMPELLGAGKVHCYVSMERDREVGTLEVLEWLCSERKAVFMPYIERDRMLAVRYLPSQRFEAAKIGPPLPVPLELTDERCFDAVIVPLVGFDRQGGRIGFGKGWYDRFFEELSTRGISPVRVGLAFDCQEVLAVPFDPWDQRLDYVVTETGIIKCLNSRS; encoded by the coding sequence ATGATGAACAGCAAGGTGGACATCCGCAGGGAGCTGCTTTTGAAGCGCAGGGCTCTGAGTCGGGAGGCATGGCTTGAAAAAAGCGGAACAATCCGGCAGTGGCTCATGACCATGCCGGAGCTGCTCGGTGCAGGAAAGGTTCACTGCTACGTTTCGATGGAACGTGACCGGGAGGTAGGGACGCTCGAAGTGCTCGAATGGCTTTGCAGCGAACGGAAAGCGGTGTTCATGCCTTATATTGAGCGTGACCGGATGCTTGCAGTGCGCTATTTGCCAAGCCAGCGATTCGAAGCTGCCAAAATAGGCCCTCCGCTTCCTGTGCCGCTTGAACTTACTGACGAGCGGTGTTTCGATGCTGTGATTGTGCCGCTTGTCGGTTTCGATCGTCAGGGGGGACGCATTGGCTTTGGAAAAGGGTGGTACGACCGATTTTTCGAGGAGTTGTCAACCCGTGGCATCAGCCCGGTCAGAGTCGGCCTGGCGTTCGATTGCCAGGAGGTGCTGGCGGTTCCTTTCGACCCATGGGACCAGCGGCTCGACTATGTGGTAACTGAAACCGGGATCATCAAGTGTTTGAACAGCAGGTCATGA
- the ppk1 gene encoding polyphosphate kinase 1, translating into MVAAPETDLRDPSLYVNRELSWIDFNQRVLEEATDLLAHPLLERIKFISIFSSNLDEFFMIRVAGLDDQCAAGITERSVDGLTPMEMVEKIREQVSEQLRQRNACFFEVLYPALKKKGIEFVLASSLTPHQQKVLQEFFRKEIFPVLTPLAFDTGHPFPFMSNLSLNLAIELEDEESGSIKFARVKVPGILPRFIRLDEIEGLDFTDDRIRLLRLEDLIEHNLWQLFPKMRILQCHPFRIIRDADIEIEEDEAGDLLESIEQGVRSRRYGKVVRLDVNPEMPHSIRSLLVKNLEIYERNVYEIGGFLGMSALMELLKIDRPDLKDKAFVPNNPLDDKRQPDMFARLRSGDMLLYHPYDSFKPVVDLVWQAARDPDVLSIKQTLYRTGSNSPIIKALMFAAEQHKQVAVLVELKARFDEENNILWARALEDVGAHVVYGLPNLKTHAKLTLIVRREQGKLCHYLHLGTGNYNSITAKIYTDYSYLTTNKALADDVSELFNSLTGYSKHRNYRSLIVSPLHTRRWALEMIQREIEWQKQGRGGRIVIKMNSLVDEEIIRALYRASMAGVEIDLIIRGICCLKPGVPGVSDNIRVVSIIGRFLEHSRAFYFGNGGNGELFMGSADFMPRNLDRRVETIFPVLDQKLVGSVVADLELMLRDNRKSWEMNPDGTYSRTKKEARSVTDSQRLFMRRALRRKKTHKTKVNGL; encoded by the coding sequence ATGGTTGCGGCGCCGGAAACGGACCTGCGCGATCCGTCGCTCTACGTGAACCGGGAGCTGAGCTGGATCGATTTCAACCAGCGCGTGCTGGAGGAGGCGACCGATCTGCTGGCACATCCGCTGCTCGAACGCATCAAGTTTATCTCGATTTTCAGCTCGAATCTCGACGAGTTCTTTATGATCCGTGTAGCCGGTCTTGACGACCAGTGCGCGGCGGGCATCACGGAGCGTTCGGTCGATGGCCTGACGCCGATGGAGATGGTCGAGAAGATTCGGGAGCAGGTCAGCGAACAGCTCCGTCAGCGCAACGCCTGTTTTTTCGAGGTGCTCTATCCGGCGCTGAAGAAAAAGGGGATCGAGTTCGTTCTTGCCTCGTCGCTCACTCCGCACCAGCAGAAGGTGCTTCAGGAGTTCTTCCGCAAGGAGATTTTTCCGGTGCTGACTCCGCTGGCGTTCGATACCGGCCATCCGTTTCCCTTCATGTCCAACCTGTCACTCAATCTGGCAATCGAGCTTGAGGACGAGGAGAGCGGCTCGATCAAGTTCGCCAGGGTCAAGGTGCCGGGCATTCTGCCAAGGTTCATAAGGCTCGACGAGATCGAAGGGCTCGATTTCACCGACGACCGCATCCGGTTGCTCCGGCTCGAAGATTTGATCGAGCACAACCTGTGGCAGCTCTTCCCGAAGATGCGCATCCTGCAGTGCCATCCGTTCAGGATCATCCGCGACGCCGACATCGAGATCGAGGAGGACGAGGCGGGCGATCTGCTCGAAAGCATCGAGCAGGGGGTGCGTTCGCGTCGTTATGGCAAGGTGGTGCGGCTGGATGTCAATCCGGAAATGCCGCATTCCATCAGGAGCCTGTTGGTCAAGAATCTTGAGATTTACGAGCGCAACGTCTACGAAATCGGTGGATTTCTTGGCATGAGCGCGCTGATGGAGCTGCTTAAAATCGACCGGCCCGATCTGAAAGACAAGGCGTTCGTGCCGAACAATCCGCTCGACGACAAGCGTCAGCCGGACATGTTTGCGCGGCTCCGTTCGGGCGATATGCTGCTGTATCATCCGTACGATTCGTTCAAGCCGGTGGTCGATCTCGTCTGGCAGGCGGCGCGCGATCCCGATGTGCTTTCCATCAAGCAGACGCTTTACCGCACCGGCAGTAACTCACCGATCATCAAGGCGCTGATGTTTGCCGCCGAGCAGCATAAGCAGGTTGCCGTTCTGGTGGAGCTGAAGGCGCGCTTCGACGAGGAGAACAACATCCTTTGGGCAAGGGCGCTCGAAGATGTTGGCGCACACGTGGTGTACGGTTTGCCGAACCTGAAGACCCACGCCAAATTGACGCTCATCGTCCGGCGTGAGCAGGGGAAGCTTTGCCACTACCTGCATCTGGGAACCGGAAATTATAACTCGATTACGGCCAAAATTTACACCGATTACAGCTATCTGACCACGAACAAAGCGCTTGCCGACGATGTGTCGGAGCTGTTCAATTCGCTGACTGGCTACTCAAAGCATCGCAACTACCGCTCGCTGATCGTCTCGCCGCTGCACACCCGGCGGTGGGCGCTGGAGATGATCCAGCGTGAAATCGAATGGCAGAAGCAGGGACGCGGCGGCCGGATCGTCATCAAGATGAACTCGCTGGTCGATGAGGAGATCATCAGGGCGCTCTACCGCGCATCGATGGCAGGGGTTGAGATCGACCTGATCATCCGCGGCATCTGCTGCCTGAAGCCTGGCGTGCCGGGAGTGAGCGACAACATCCGCGTGGTGAGCATTATCGGACGTTTTCTGGAACACAGCAGGGCCTTCTATTTTGGCAACGGCGGTAACGGTGAGCTGTTCATGGGCAGCGCCGATTTCATGCCGCGCAATCTTGATCGCCGCGTTGAAACCATTTTCCCTGTGCTCGACCAGAAGCTCGTGGGGTCGGTCGTAGCCGATCTGGAGCTGATGCTTCGCGATAACCGGAAGTCCTGGGAGATGAATCCCGACGGAACCTACAGCAGAACGAAAAAGGAGGCTCGCAGCGTGACCGATAGCCAGCGGCTGTTCATGCGGCGTGCGCTCCGGAGAAAGAAAACCCACAAAACCAAAGTTAACGGATTATGA
- the rpiB gene encoding ribose 5-phosphate isomerase B: protein MNIAVGSDHAGVEMKKSVIAWLEKNGHTAEDMGPYTEESVDYPDFAHKVCSAVLEGKADQGILMCGTGIGMSIAANKVKGIRAGLACGPEFAALARQHNNANVLCFAARFNDVPTAEKILESWFASEFEGGRHQRRVDKLEAGS from the coding sequence ATGAACATTGCAGTTGGAAGCGACCACGCAGGCGTGGAAATGAAGAAAAGCGTCATCGCCTGGCTCGAAAAGAACGGCCACACCGCTGAGGATATGGGGCCATATACCGAAGAGTCGGTCGATTACCCCGATTTCGCCCATAAGGTGTGCAGCGCAGTTCTGGAAGGCAAAGCCGATCAGGGGATTCTGATGTGTGGCACCGGTATCGGCATGTCCATCGCGGCCAACAAGGTGAAGGGCATTCGCGCCGGGCTGGCGTGCGGCCCTGAATTCGCGGCACTTGCCCGTCAGCACAACAACGCCAACGTGCTCTGCTTTGCGGCGCGCTTCAACGATGTGCCCACTGCCGAGAAGATTCTCGAAAGCTGGTTTGCTTCGGAGTTCGAGGGAGGCCGTCACCAGCGCCGTGTCGATAAACTTGAAGCCGGTAGCTGA
- a CDS encoding CBS domain-containing protein, with product MSVTFSYLADAVSTAFTIGDPLEEVTKTLVAKELECAPALDDGRYVGMVSLSRLLRDREGTPDASQTLGADMIEKARAYGPDEQLFDNLSAVASARCGIVPVVDEDERLEGVVSKSRVLAFLADRMHSGEGGYNLEIEVPPTGTKLSEIIETIEKNDASVLSFTSWPTGPGQAGNIIFFRLATHDFYRLIRNMEKYGYLIRYHSLFPEAGYDELREKALEFIRYMDM from the coding sequence ATGAGCGTCACCTTCTCATATCTGGCCGATGCGGTCTCTACAGCGTTCACCATTGGTGATCCGCTGGAAGAGGTGACCAAAACGCTTGTCGCCAAAGAGCTTGAATGTGCTCCGGCGCTTGACGATGGCCGTTATGTTGGCATGGTGTCCCTGTCACGATTGCTGCGGGATCGGGAAGGGACACCTGATGCCTCACAAACGCTTGGCGCGGATATGATCGAGAAGGCACGTGCCTACGGGCCGGACGAGCAGCTTTTCGACAACCTCTCCGCTGTTGCGTCAGCCAGGTGTGGAATTGTGCCGGTTGTCGATGAAGATGAACGGTTGGAAGGGGTGGTTTCCAAAAGCCGTGTCCTTGCGTTCCTCGCTGACCGGATGCACTCCGGTGAAGGCGGCTACAACCTTGAGATCGAGGTGCCGCCAACAGGCACGAAGCTCTCGGAGATAATCGAGACGATTGAAAAAAACGACGCTTCCGTGCTGAGCTTCACCTCATGGCCTACCGGGCCAGGTCAGGCTGGCAACATTATCTTTTTCCGGCTCGCCACTCACGACTTTTACCGGCTTATCCGGAATATGGAGAAATACGGTTACCTTATCCGGTACCATTCCCTTTTCCCTGAAGCCGGTTACGACGAGCTTCGGGAAAAAGCCCTTGAGTTCATCCGCTACATGGATATGTAG